One genomic segment of Brassica napus cultivar Da-Ae chromosome A3, Da-Ae, whole genome shotgun sequence includes these proteins:
- the LOC106433965 gene encoding inactive beta-amylase 9, giving the protein MEVSVIGNPQAKICRAELSFRELGFRFGSGESRNKVSFLAHQSSKWKEIRIRCSPRSVKCEAVVSDQAPFLKPTSNSRSLESVKLFVGLPLDTVSDCNNVNHMKAITAGLKALKLLGVEGVELPVFWGVVEREAAGKYDWSGYLAVAEVVKKVGLKLQVSLSFHGSKDPEIGLPDWVTKIGEAEPGMYFTDRYGKQYKDCLSFGVDDVPVLDGKTPLEVYGGFCESFKSAFSDYMGNTITGITLGMGPDGELRYPSHQHETHLSGAGEFQCYDKHMLSALKHYAESTGNPLWGLGGPHDAPAYDQQPHSTPFFSDGGSWESQYGDFFLTWYSSLLTSHADRVLSVASSAFSGSGVSISGKLPLLHQWNKLRSQPSELTAGFYSSNGHDRYEAIAEIFAKNSCRMIIPGMDLSDEHQSPASLSSPEFLLGSIKASCKRQGVVVSGQNSSASVPGGFERIVENLKDESVGIDLFTYQRMGALFFSPEHFHAFTVFVRNMNQVELSSYDQAVEDEAQTVSIGSGAGAHSLQTA; this is encoded by the exons ATGGAGGTTTCAGTGATTGGTAACCCTCAAGCGAAGATCTGCAGAGCTGAGTTATCCTTCAGGGAGCTCGGGTTTCGATTTGGGTCCGGTGAATCGAGAAATAAAGTTAGTTTCTTGGCCCACCAAAGCTCGAAATGGAAGGAGATTCGGATCCGGTGCTCTCCCAGATCTGTTAAATGCGAAGCCGTCGTCTCCGATCAAGCTCCGTTTCTGAAACCCACTTCAAACTCTAGATCG CTTGAGAGCGTGAAGCTATTCGTGGGTCTTCCTCTAGACACAGTTTCAGACTGCAACAACGTGAACCACATGAAAGCTATAACTGCTGGACTCAAAGCTTTGAAGCTACTCGGAGTTGAAGGAGTTGAGTTACCTGTCTTCTGGGGAGTTGTTGAGAGAGAAGCTGCGGGGAAATATGATTGGTCAGGGTACTTAGCTGTTGCGGAGGTTGTTAAGAAGGTTGGACTCAAGCTTCAGGTGTCACTCTCTTTTCATGGGTCCAAAGACCCGGAGATTGGTCTCCCTGACTGGGTGACAAAGATAGGGGAAGCTGAGCCTGGGATGTATTTTACGGACAGATATGGGAAACAGTATAAAGATTGTTTGTCGTTTGGAGTTGATGATGTTCCTGTTCTTGATGGGAAGACTCCTTTGGAGGTTTATGGTGGTTTCTGCGAGAGCTTCAAGTCTGCTTTCTCGGATTACATGGGCAACACAATCACG GGAATCACATTAGGTATGGGACCAGACGGAGAGCTAAGATATCCTTCTCATCAACACGAGACTCACCTCTCTGGCGCAGGAGAGTTCCAGTGTTACGACAAACACATGCTTTCAGCTCTCAAACACTACGCTGAGTCCACAGGAAACCCTCTTTGGGGACTCGGTGGTCCACACGACGCTCCTGCTTACGACCAACAGCCTCATTCCACTCCTTTCTTCTCAGACGGCGGGTCATGGGAGTCTCAGTATGGAGATTTCTTCTTGACTTGGTACTCGTCTCTTCTCACCTCCCATGCAGACCGAGTCCTCTCCGTTGCTTCATCAGCATTTAGCGGAAGTGGTGTGTCGATAAGTGGGAAGCTACCTCTCTTGCACCAGTGGAACAAGCTGAGATCTCAGCCTTCTGAGCTAACAGCTGGATTCTACAGCTCTAATGGTCACGACAGGTACGAGGCCATCGCGGAGATCTTTGCTAAAAACTCTTGTAGAATGATAATACCTGGAATGGATCTATCCGACGAGCATCAGTCTCCGGCCTCTCTCTCCAGCCCTGAGTTTTTACTTGGCAGCATCAAAGCATCGTGTAAGAGACAAGGAGTGGTTGTTTCAGGGCAGAACTCGTCTGCTTCGGTCCCTGGCGGGTTTGAGAGGATCGTTGAGAATCTGAAGGATGAGAGTGTGGGAATTGATCTGTTTACTTACCAGAGAATGGGAGCTCTTTTCTTCTCTCCTGAGCATTTCCATGCTTTCACAGTCTTTGTTCGGAACATGAACCAGGTTGAGCTGTCTTCGTATGATCAAGCGGTAGAGGATGAGGCTCAGACAGTGAGCATAGGTTCAGGCGCTGGTGCACATAGTTTGCAAACCGCTTGA
- the LOC106433958 gene encoding uncharacterized protein LOC106433958 encodes MDLTINAVTETWIKDTSSPKFWTTCPFCSVCYRLHRSFVSKQTRCRCCNKDFTARETPLQGLSSKDSTPKRILSQMLRETHQYHPVAPSSSGPSFWTTCRNCGCRHRFLRVYLDKWFVCPSCKEETIAMEVLSSSGEVRFSKWFQEFRSMCKNEAASVSGNKSSPGEKRKREEEVAALSQNHSKPDGVIGSGVDNNRRGFNGNGDEASSSGNAKVDNNFCLRDSSSGGGVQPKIAGLKFNDFGKLREEVNFAVGQVWALYDTTDKVPRQYALIRKVSVPSFGLRITYLEPDPDDEEEIQWFEEDLPVCTGQFRLGKNENTKDRSLFSHVIHCNEGGSNSGHFTVSPRKGETWALFKNWDINWSSEPDSHRSYEYEFVEILSDYTDGAGVYAAILHKAKGFASVFFPMGTGDADKFYILPHSLYRFYHRIPSFKLTGVDVKGLPKYAYELDQAALPATIEEVTVPSHLLAEFAPPKPEALCFPINGKVFKTGQIWSYIGSNDNMPRDYCRIHKISVTQTFEQAPVYKIVSYRLKAKRLPEEGIIPWEDKKLHVSCGTFLVSKVFAALAPNNFSHLMVPQASMEGNEYTYTILPKVGQVWAIYRFWNGFLEETYEDYVVVEVLDDALDYKVLALEPALQFIEEKEGKRVFGAAESRPRDYDDGDEVMFTIPKLKVLRFSHQIGASRVTKEIDGELKELFELDTAAVPVL; translated from the coding sequence ATGGATCTCACCATTAATGCCGTTACAGAGACTTGGATCAAAGACACTTCCTCACCAAAGTTTTGGACCACGTGTCCATTCTGTTCCGTGTGTTACAGATTACATAGAAGCTTCGTCAGCAAACAGACAAGATGTCGATGTTGTAACAAGGACTTCACCGCGCGTGAGACCCCTCTTCAAGGCCTTTCGTCTAAAGACAGTACACCTAAAAGGATACTGAGTCAAATGCTCCGTGAAACACATCAGTACCATCCGGTTGCTCCTTCCAGTTCCGGTCCAAGCTTTTGGACCACGTGTCGAAACTGTGGGTGTAGACATCGTTTTCTTAGAGTGTATTTAGACAAATGGTTCGTTTGTCCGAGTTGCAAGGAGGAGACCATTGCAATGGAAGTACTTTCAAGTTCAGGTGAGGTTCGGTTCAGCAAATGGTTCCAAGAGTTTAGATCCATGTGTAAGAATGAGGCTGCGTCTGTCTCTGGAAACAAAAGCTCTCCTGGtgagaagagaaagagggaaGAAGAGGTTGCTGCTTTGTCTCAAAACCACAGCAAGCCTGATGGTGTTATTGGTAGCGGTGTAGACAATAACAGAAGAGGATTCAATGGTAATGGAGATGAAGCGTCAAGCTCTGGGAATGCTAAGGTGGATAACAACTTTTGTTTACGTGATTCAAGTTCAGGAGGTGGTGTACAACCAAAGATTGCTGGTCTGAAGTTTAACGACTTTGGTAAGCTGAGGGAAGAAGTAAACTTTGCAGTTGGCCAGGTGTGGGCTCTCTATGACACAACAGATAAGGTTCCTAGACAGTATGCTCTCATCAGAAAAGTTTCAGTTCCTTCTTTCGGGCTTAGGATCACATATCTAGAGCCAGATCCTGATGATGAGGAAGAGATCCAATGGTTTGAAGAAGACTTGCCTGTTTGTACTGGTCAGTTCAGGCTTGGGAAGAATGAGAACACAAAAGACCGTTCACTATTCTCACATGTTATCCACTGCAACGAAGGAGGAAGCAACTCTGGTCATTTCACTGTTTCCCCAAGGAAAGGAGAGACTTGGGCTCTATTCAAGAACTGGGATATCAACTGGTCTTCAGAACCTGATTCTCACCGCAGCTATGAGTATGAGTTTGTTGAGATCTTGTCAGATTACACTGATGGAGCTGGTGTATATGCTGCTATCTTGCATAAAGCAAAAGGCTTTGCAAGTGTCTTCTTCCCAATGGGAACTGGTGATGCAGACAAGTTTTACATTTTACCTCACAGTTTGTACCGATTCTACCATAGGATCCCTTCCTTCAAACTGACTGGAGTTGACGTCAAAGGTCTGCCAAAGTATGCTTACGAGCTGGACCAAGCTGCGTTACCTGCAACAATCGAAGAGGTAACCGTCCCTTCACATCTATTAGCAGAGTTTGCACCTCCAAAGCCAGAAGCTCTCTGCTTTCCTATAAACGGAAAGGTTTTTAAAACTGGCCAAATCTGGTCATACATCGGAAGCAATGACAACATGCCTCGAGACTACTGTAGGATCCATAAGATCAGTGTGACTCAAACATTTGAGCAGGCTCCAGTTTACAAAATAGTCTCCTATCGGTTAAAGGCTAAGCGTTTACCTGAGGAAGGCATCATCCCTTGGGAGGACAAGAAACTGCATGTTAGTTGTGGAACTTTCTTGGTGAGTAAAGTTTTTGCAGCGCTCGCTCCGAATAACTTTTCACATCTGATGGTGCCTCAAGCCTCCATGGAAGGAAATGAATATACGTATACCATTCTGCCTAAGGTTGGCCAAGTGTGGGCAATATACAGATTCTGGAATGGTTTCCTTGAAGAAACCTATGAGGACTACGTCGTTGTGGAAGTTCTTGATGATGCCTTGGACTATAAGGTTTTAGCGCTGGAGCCTGCGTTGCAGTTTATTGAAGAGAAAGAGGGAAAGAGAGTTTTTGGAGCAGCTGAGAGTAGGCCACGTGATTATGATGATGGGGATGAGGTGATGTTTACAATCCCAAAGTTGAAAGTGCTGAGATTCTCTCATCAGATTGGTGCTTCCCGGGTAACTAAGGAGATAGATGGAGAGTTGAAAGAGCTTTTTGAGCTTGATACTGCAGCAGTACCTGTATTGTGA